The Paenibacillus polymyxa M1 DNA segment GTCTCCGCTAAAGAACTGCTCCTGCTGCAAAAAATAGTGATGGCAGAAGCAGAAGGCGAACCGTACGAAGGCAAAGTGGCAGTTGCCAACGTTGTCTTAAACCGGCTGCGGTCAGCCTCATTTCCCGATACGATTCAGGCAGTGATTTATCAAAAAGCGCAATTTAGTCCGGTTGCGAACGGGCGTCTTCGTCGTGTTCATCCTAACCAGGACTGCATCCGTGCAGTTACGGCTGCTTTGAATGGTCATAAAGCCGTGCCTGATAACACCTGTTTTTTCCTTTCGCTTACGTTGGCCCAGGACCTTACGGTTCATCATTCGCGTACCAAGGTGAAGACAATTGGTCATCATACCTTTTATAAATGAGCATTTTGTATAAATCCCATGAGCGACAAATAACAGCCCTTTCTAAACAACAGGGTTCAGCTTTGTGAGCGTATTTTGTGTGCGCAGGTGAAGCCAGTATGCAAAAGAGGTATAATTGGTAAAGGAAAGTAACCTAAATAATGAAAGTGATAAAGGAGGCGTAAATGTTATGAAAATCACATATTATGGACATTCAGTTGTGTTGGTTGAGGCAGAGGGGAAACGGATTATTATCGATCCTTTTTTGACGGGGAATCCTAAAGCAACCATACAGGCCGAAGATATTCAGGTGGATGCAGTGCTGTTGACACACGGTCACGCCGATCATTTTGGGGATGCAGTTGAAATTGCCAAGCGCAATGATTGCCCCGTGATCGCGGTGGCGGAACTGGCTGAATATTGTTCATCCTTGGGGACCAAAGCTCACGGTATGAACCTGGGTGGTGGTCACCAATTTGACGGTTTTCATGTGAAGTTTACGCTGGCGTTCCACAGCTCCTCTTTGACAGTGAACGGACAAGCCATCTACATGGGAGAGCCAGCGGGGATTTTATTGACCATGGGAGGTAAAACATTTTTCCATGCAGGGGATACTGGCTTGTTTGGCGATATGCGTCTCATTGGAGAAACCAACTCCATCGATGCCGCAGTATTGCCGATCGGAGATGGTTATACAATGGGACCGGAGGATGCCTTGCTGGCAGCGAAATGGCTGCGGGCAAGCCGCGTGATACCGGTGCATTACAATACTTTTCCCGGTATAGAGCAGGACGGAGATGGCTTCTGTGACCGTCTTCATAAAGAAGGTATTGAAGGGAAAGCATTGAAGCCCGGCGAAAGTCTCGAATTTTAATACGCTTTATCAATTTGCGGGAATATACATGATGGTCCGTATGTACATCAGAATTCCTTTGTCAGCCTTTTCTATTCTTTAAGGGATAGAAAAGGCTGACTTTTTTAATGAATATTTATACATAAAAATGATATATTCTTGCATTGATACGTTGAAGCTGTAATGTAAAAGATTTATTATCACAATCATAAAAACTTTGAATTGCTAACACAATAGGTCAATGATAAAATGATAGAACTAATTAGATTCATCAGTGGAATCGACGTGTTTTTCAAGTCAAGCCATTGCATAATTATTGAAAAACATACGCATTCGGCGGACCGTACCGCCTTGAATACGTTTTATGTTTTTGTCCCCCATTCCTCGTAGTTGTTCTTTGATTTACCTCTTGTTGCCACTGTCTTCTATTCGGCCGCCTGTATTTCAGGCCAGCATGACTTTATAACAGAAAGGTTGCGTTCCATGAGACAGACAGGTTTACCACCCAAACAGGGACTATATGATCCCCAATTCGAAAAAGACGCCTGCGGCATGGGCTTTGTTGCCCACATCAAGGGAAAACCATCGCACGATATTGTAAGTCAGGCTTTGACCATGCTCGTAAACATGGAGCATCGGGGCGGTCAGGGAAGTGAACCAAACTCCGGTGACGGAGCAGGGATCATGATTCAGGTTCCTCATTTGTTTTTCCAAGAGGAAGCAGAGCGATTGGGCTTCAAATTGCCAAAGGCCGGACATTATGGCGTAGGCATGCTTTTTGTATCCAATGATTCAAAAGTTCGTGAGATGCATGAGCAGAAGCTCAGAGAAATCATTATGGACGAAGGTCAAAACTGTTTGGGCTTTCGCGATGTTCCAACTTATGACGAAATGCTGGGTAAATCGGCAAAAGCAGCTAAACCAGGTGTGCGTCAGGTATTCATCGGCCGCAGTAGCGATTTGAAGGAAGAGCTGGACTTTGAACGGAAACTGTATGTCATTCGTAAACGTGCAGAGCTTGCTATTCGCTATAACCAAGAGGATATGAATGGTGAGTCGTTCTATATTCCAAGTTTGTCATGTCGCAAGGTTGTATACAAAGGAATGTTGACAACCGAGCAGGTAGGCAAATTTTATCTGGATTTGCAGGATGAGCGAGTGACATCGGCGATTGCGCTGGTCCATTCCCGTTTTAGCACAAATACGTTCCCGAGCTGGGATCGTGCGCATCCTTATCGTTTTATGATTCACAATGGTGAAATTAATACCATGCGTGGCAACGTAAACTGGATGCATGCGCGTCAGGCACAGTTTGAAAGTGAAGCGTTTGGTAACGATATCAAGAAGGTAAAACCTGTCATCAACCCAGATGGCTCGGATACAGCCATGTTTGATAATACGCTGGAGTTTCTGTATCTGAGTGGCCGTTCGCTTCCTCATGTAGCCATGATGATGGTGCCTGAGCCTTGGAACAAGCATGAAACCATGGATCCGAAGAAGCGGGCATTTTATGAATATCACAGCACCATGATGGAACCGTGGGACGGACCTGCTGCGATGGCGTTTACAGACGGTATCCAAATCGGGGCGATTCTTGACCGCAACGGCCTGCGTCCTGCACGTTACTATGTGACCAAGGACGATCTGATCGCACTGTCATCTGAGGCGGGTGTATTGGATATTGCTCCTGAAAATGTGCTTTATAAGGATCGTCTCCGTCCAGGGCGTATGCTACTGGTGGATACCCAAGAAGGCCGCATCGTTTCTGATGAAGAGTTAAAGGAGCGTATCGCATCCGAAGAACCCTATCAGCAGTGGCTGGATGAGCATTTGATTGATCTGGATGATCTACCTGAAGCACTGGAGCAGCCAGAGCCGAAGCATGAAAATGTAAATCAGTTGCAACTCGCTTTTGGGTATACGTTTGAAGAACTGCGCAAACTTTTGGAGCCGATGGCACTTACAGGTGCGGAACCGATTGGCTCAATGGGGTATGATGCTCCACTGGCGGTATTGTCTGACCGTCCGCAACGTTTGTACAATTACTTTAAACAAATGTTTGCTCAGGTTACCAACCCGCCAATTGACGCCATTCGCGAAGAGATAGTGACGTCAACTGCAACGACGATTGGACCAGAGCGCAATTTACTGCACCCAGAACCGGAAAGCTGTCGTCAGATTCGGTTGGATTCACCGGTGTTGTCTAATGAAGAATTTGCCAAAATTCGTCACGTACACCGTCCAGGCTTCAAATCCATGACCATTCCGATCTTCTTTGAAGCAAAAGAAGGTGCTGAGGGCTTATACAAGGCGCTGGAAGGACTGTTTGAGGCAGCTGACCGTGTCATTGACAAAGGTCATAATATTCTGATTCTGTCTGACCGTGGAGTGGATGCGGAAAATGCAGCCATTCCGGCGTTGCTAGCTGTATCCAGCTTGCATCACCATCTGATTAAGCAGGGTACACGCACACGTGTGAGCATTTTGCTGGAATCCGGAGAGCCAAGAGATATTCACCATTATGCGGTGCTTCTGGGCTACGGTGTGAGTGCGGTTAATCCGTATCTGGCGTTTGAAACGCTGGATGTCATGATTCAACAAGGCTTGCTGCGCGGCATCTCGCACGAAAAGGCAGTTAAAAATTATATTAAAGCGGCAACCAAGGGCGTCGTTAAAATACTGTCCAAAATGGGTATTTCCACGATTCAGTCGTACCGTGGAGCGCAAATTTTCGAGGCTGTAGGTTTGAAGCAGGAGTTTGTTGATCGTTATTTCACCTGGACACCTTCCCGCATTGGCGGTATTGGTCTGGAGGAAGTGACGATGGAAGCGCTGGCCCACCATAACCGTGCTTTCACGGATAAGGACGGCAATGATAAGGTGCTCGATTCGGGCGGTGAATACCAATGGCGCAACGATGGAGAAGAGCATTTGTTTAACCCGCAAACGGTGCATTTGCTCCAGCAATCGGTTCGCTCGGGAGACTACGAGCTTTACAAGAAGTACACCAAGCTGGTACAGGGTGAATCTGAACAACATTTGACGATTCGTTCCATGCTTCAGTTGAAGCCTGCTGGTGAGCCTGTGCCGCTGGATGAAGTGGAATCTGCTGCATCGATTATGCGTCGCTTTAAAACAGGAGCTATGTCTTTCGGCTCCATTAGCCAGGAAGCGCATGAAGATTTGGCGATTGCAATGAATCGAATCGGTGGCAAAAGCAACACGGGCGAGGGCGGGGAGAACCCTGCGCGTTTTACCCCGGATGCTAATGGCGATTCACGTCGCAGTTCGATCAAGCAGGTGGCATCTGGCC contains these protein-coding regions:
- the gltB gene encoding glutamate synthase large subunit, producing MRQTGLPPKQGLYDPQFEKDACGMGFVAHIKGKPSHDIVSQALTMLVNMEHRGGQGSEPNSGDGAGIMIQVPHLFFQEEAERLGFKLPKAGHYGVGMLFVSNDSKVREMHEQKLREIIMDEGQNCLGFRDVPTYDEMLGKSAKAAKPGVRQVFIGRSSDLKEELDFERKLYVIRKRAELAIRYNQEDMNGESFYIPSLSCRKVVYKGMLTTEQVGKFYLDLQDERVTSAIALVHSRFSTNTFPSWDRAHPYRFMIHNGEINTMRGNVNWMHARQAQFESEAFGNDIKKVKPVINPDGSDTAMFDNTLEFLYLSGRSLPHVAMMMVPEPWNKHETMDPKKRAFYEYHSTMMEPWDGPAAMAFTDGIQIGAILDRNGLRPARYYVTKDDLIALSSEAGVLDIAPENVLYKDRLRPGRMLLVDTQEGRIVSDEELKERIASEEPYQQWLDEHLIDLDDLPEALEQPEPKHENVNQLQLAFGYTFEELRKLLEPMALTGAEPIGSMGYDAPLAVLSDRPQRLYNYFKQMFAQVTNPPIDAIREEIVTSTATTIGPERNLLHPEPESCRQIRLDSPVLSNEEFAKIRHVHRPGFKSMTIPIFFEAKEGAEGLYKALEGLFEAADRVIDKGHNILILSDRGVDAENAAIPALLAVSSLHHHLIKQGTRTRVSILLESGEPRDIHHYAVLLGYGVSAVNPYLAFETLDVMIQQGLLRGISHEKAVKNYIKAATKGVVKILSKMGISTIQSYRGAQIFEAVGLKQEFVDRYFTWTPSRIGGIGLEEVTMEALAHHNRAFTDKDGNDKVLDSGGEYQWRNDGEEHLFNPQTVHLLQQSVRSGDYELYKKYTKLVQGESEQHLTIRSMLQLKPAGEPVPLDEVESAASIMRRFKTGAMSFGSISQEAHEDLAIAMNRIGGKSNTGEGGENPARFTPDANGDSRRSSIKQVASGRFGVTSNYLVNADEIQIKMAQGAKPGEGGQLPGRKVYPWVAEVRGSTPGVGLISPPPHHDIYSIEDLAELIYDLKNANPRADINVKLVSEVGVGTIATGVAKGRADIILVSGYDGGTGASPQGSIRHAGMPWELGLAETHQTLMLNNLRDRVVLETDGKMLSGRDLVVAALLGAEEYGFSTAPLVALGCIMMRVCQMDTCPVGVATQNPELRKNYMGDPAHVVNFMRFIAEDVREIMAELGFRTIQEMIGRTDCLDTVNADSHWKKKGVDLSLLLHVPELEDGSVRYRVQRQNHGLEETLDMLKLVPMAAEALESGTPVEGTLPITNVNRAVGTILGSEVTRKYGAAGLPEDTIRFNFIGSAGQSFGAFIPKGITLSVEGDSNDYVGKGLSGGKVIVKKSHKATFKAEENIIIGNTALYGATSGEAYINGIAGERFAVRNSGARIVVEGVGDHGCEYMTGGRVAVLGGTGRNFGAGMSGGIAYVYDPEGTFLSRCNLEMVLLEDVEDPGETADLRGLIQRHVTYTGSEAGQRILDEWQTAIQQFVRVIPKDYKRMVEQIQKEEATGLSGDEALLAAFEANMRELARTGG
- a CDS encoding metal-dependent hydrolase, translated to MKITYYGHSVVLVEAEGKRIIIDPFLTGNPKATIQAEDIQVDAVLLTHGHADHFGDAVEIAKRNDCPVIAVAELAEYCSSLGTKAHGMNLGGGHQFDGFHVKFTLAFHSSSLTVNGQAIYMGEPAGILLTMGGKTFFHAGDTGLFGDMRLIGETNSIDAAVLPIGDGYTMGPEDALLAAKWLRASRVIPVHYNTFPGIEQDGDGFCDRLHKEGIEGKALKPGESLEF